A region from the Lolium perenne isolate Kyuss_39 chromosome 4, Kyuss_2.0, whole genome shotgun sequence genome encodes:
- the LOC127347895 gene encoding uncharacterized protein, with protein sequence MAVVSDGLGLETGDPSQKRFSGVVPPAAPLIWLDHNENLTILLLHPREVNADETTPPEEPSDICKNQRRPPAGNEALPRGIVQDKSNFEFESLGRNPELEEPPPAKSLLAIPVGIKQKAVVDKLVSKFPAANFTLMLFHYDGVVEGWSDLPWSRRAVHVAAADQTKWWFGKRFLHPDLVAEYDYIFLWDEDIEVDNFDPLRYLDIVRKEGLEISQPGLDRRSKIHHGLTARARRGGAVHRRFYKTAGGGRCYGNSTGPPCTGWVEMMVPVFSRAAWRCAWRMIQNDLVFAWGLDFKLGYCAQGDRTMNVGIVDSEYVLHRGITTLGDAGDGNTVTAAASRSALRQRSSTEMLIFNRRWNDAVAEDECWTDPYPEPPTATTKD encoded by the exons ATGGCGGTGGTGAGCGATGGTCTG GGTCTGGAGACTGGCGATCCGTCGCAGAAGCGGTTCTCTGGCGTGGTGCCACCAGCGGCGCCGCTCATATGGCTGGATCACAATGAG aaTCTGACGATACTGCTGCTTCACCCAAGAGAGGTGAACGCTGACGAGACGACGCCGCCGGAGGAACCCAGCGACATATGCAAG AACCAGCGCAGGCCTCCAGCAGGCAACGAGGCGCTGCCGAGGGGCATCGTGCAGGACAAGTCCAACTTCGAGTTCGAGTCCCTGGGCCGCAACCCTGAGCTGGAGGAGCCCCCGCCGGCGAAGAGTCTCCTTGCGATCCCCGTCGGCATCAAGCAGAAGGCCGTGGTCGACAAGCTCGTCTCCAAG TTCCCGGCGGCGAATTTCACGTTAATGCTATTCCACTATGACGGCGTGGTGGAGGGATGGAGCGACCTGCCGTGGTCGCGGCGGGCGGTGCACGTGGCGGCGGCGGACCAGACCAAGTGGTGGTTCGGCAAGCGGTTCCTGCACCCGGACCTCGTCGCCGAATACGACTACATCTTCCTCTGGGACGAGGACATCGAGGTGGACAACTTCGACCCCCTCAGGTACCTCGACATCGTCAGGAAAGAAGGGCTCGAGATCTCGCAGCCGGGGCTCGACCGCCGGTCGAAGATCCACCACGGGCTCACGGCCCGCGCGCGGCGGGGCGGGGCCGTGCACCGGCGGTTCTACAAGACGGCGGGGGGCGGGCGGTGCTACGGCAACAGCACGGGGCCGCCGTGCACGGGgtgggtggagatgatggtgccgGTGTTCTCGCGGGCGGCGTGGCGGTGCGCGTGGCGGATGATCCAGAACGACCTTGTTTTTGCATGGGGTCTCGACTTCAAGCTCGGCTACTGCGCGCAGGGGGACCGGACCATGAACGTCGGGATCGTGGACAGCGAGTACGTCCTCCACCGCGGCATCACCACGCTCGGCGACGCTGGCGACGGCAACACGGTGACGGCGGCGGCGAGCAGGTCCGCGTTGAGGCAGCGGTCGTCCACGGAGATGCTGATATTCAACAGGAGGTGGAATGACGCGGTGGCGGAGGACGAGTGCTGGACCGACCCTTACCCGGAGCCGCCGACGGCTACGACCAAGGACTGA
- the LOC127296533 gene encoding heparanase-like protein 2, whose translation MAARLLLFLALTWLHAPRWASAQQPEQEATVIVKGSAKIAETDPSYVCATMDWWPPEKCNYNQCPWGQSSILNLDLDHPFLAQAIKAFDNLRIRLGGSLQDRVVYEMGTNSPCSPFTNVSNGLFGFSAGCLSMDRWDKLNDLFQQTGAIITFGLNALDGRHNVQRSFWAGKWNSTNAYDFVNYTVSKGYPVDSWEFGNELSGHGTGARVDAELYGKDVTELRSILRKLYRAPLSQPLLLAPGGFFDQQWYTRLLQTSGHGVVSALTHHIYNLGGGDDVHLMRKIVDPKYLDRAEDTYRDMQLTLQRHGTWASAWVSESGGVFNNGRHLVSNTFMNSIWYLDQLGMASKYNTKVFCRQTLIGGNYGLLDTETFLPNPDYYSALLWHRLMGNGVLSVDMNAPRKLRAYAHCSKRHQGITLLLINLSNSTGYNVTLQNDLNVSVDRTSGHRRRHSSFTKRAVSWLGGKAASETTKRDEYHLTAKDGDHQSRTMLLNGVPLELEDDGNVPALNPVPGAVDSPVYLAPTSIAFVVLPRFEAKACS comes from the exons ATGGCGGCGAGGCTTCTCCTGTTTCTAGCGCTCACCTGGCTCCATGCTCCTCGCTGGGCTTCGGCGCAGCAGCCGGAGCAGGAAGCGACGGTCATAGTCAAAGGATCGGCGAAAATCGCTGAGACGGATCCGAGCTACGTGTGCGCTACCATGGACTGGTGGCCGCCGGAGAAGTGTAACTACAACCAGTGTCCCTGGGGTCAATCTTCGATTCTGAATTTG GACTTGGATCACCCCTTTCTGGCTCAAGCCATCAAAG CATTTGATAATTTGAGGATTAGGCTGGGAGGCTCGTTGCAAGACCGAGTTGTTTATGAAATGGGGACAAATAGTCCATGCTCTCCGTTCACAAATGTATCAAATGGTTTGTTTGGTTTCTCAGCCGGTTGTCTAAGTATGGATAGGTGGGACAAACTGAATGATCTATTTCAGCAAACAGG AGCAATTATCACGTTTGGTCTGAATGCGCTCGATGGAAGGCATAATGTCCAACGTTCCTTCTGGGCAGGAAAATGGAACTCTACAAATGCGTACGATTTTGTGAACTACACGGTATCGAAAGGATACCCAGTTGACTCGTGGGAATTCG GTAATGAGCTGAGTGGGCATGGAACTGGGGCAAGAGTCGATGCTGAACTTTATGGGAAGGATGTAACTGAACTTCGATCCATACTCCGGAAGTTGTATAGGGCACCACTCTCCCAGCCACTCCTACTAGCCCCTGGAGGATTCTTTGATCAACAGTGGTACACTCGGTTACTTCAGACTTCAGGTCACGGTGTCGTTAGTGCCTTGACGCATCATATTTACAATCTTGGAGGAG GGGATGATGTGCACCTTATGAGGAAGATAGTAGACCCTAAGTACCTAGATCGTGCTGAAGATACTTACAGGGACATGCAACTTACCCTCCAAAGGCATGGAACATGGGCTTCTGCTTGGGTTAGTGAAAGCGGTGGGGTGTTCAACAATGGGCGTCACCTGGTGTCGAATACTTTCATGAATAGCATCTG GTATCTCGATCAACTTGGAATGGCATCAAAGTACAATACAAAAGTGTTCTGCAGGCAGACTCTCATCGGTGGCAACTATGGTCTGCTTGACACAGAaactttcttaccaaatcctgatTACTACAG TGCTCTACTATGGCATCGGCTTATGGGCAATGGAGTTCTTTCAGTTGATATGAATGCACCGCGTAAGCTGCGTGCTTATGCTCACTGCAGCAAACGACAT CAAGGGATCACTCTCCTCCTGATCAACCTAAGCAACAGCACTGGATACAACGTGACCCTGCAGAACGACCTCAACGTGAGCGTCGACAGAACAAGCGGACACCGGCGGAGGCACAGCTCTTTCACCAAAAGAGCAGTGTCATGGCTGGGAGGCAAGGCGGCGAGCGAGACCACAAAGAGGGACGAGTACCATCTGACTGCCAAGGACGGCGACCACCAGAGCAGAACAATGCTGCTCAACGGCGTCCCGTTGGAGCTGGAAGATGATGGCAATGTCCCGGCTCTGAACCCAGTGCCTGGTGCTGTTGACTCGCCGGTGTACCTGGCCCCGACGTCGATCGCGTTTGTAGTTCTTCCGAGGTTTGAGGCCAAGGCCTGTTCTTGA